In Bacillota bacterium, a genomic segment contains:
- a CDS encoding OmpH family outer membrane protein encodes MVQSKAWLRWGLLIIAAVALLIIGGCRAGNTTADVGVIDISKIVAKSSKAQAYQQQLVDKLEELETRLEEETADLDEEEAQQKQKEIYSEYLTLKQELEGKLENEINEALKKVVDKRNLDLVLYRESVRYGGVDITDSIIEELD; translated from the coding sequence ATGGTGCAGTCAAAGGCTTGGTTACGTTGGGGGTTACTAATCATCGCAGCAGTCGCTTTGCTGATTATCGGTGGCTGCAGGGCTGGCAATACCACTGCTGACGTCGGTGTGATTGACATCTCCAAGATAGTGGCCAAGAGCTCGAAGGCTCAAGCCTATCAGCAGCAGTTGGTGGATAAGCTTGAGGAGCTCGAGACCCGTCTCGAGGAGGAAACGGCGGATCTTGATGAGGAGGAAGCCCAACAAAAACAGAAGGAAATCTACAGCGAGTACCTAACCTTGAAGCAGGAATTGGAAGGAAAACTAGAGAACGAAATCAACGAAGCTCTGAAAAAAGTAGTCGATAAGCGAAACCTAGATCTGGTACTGTATCGAGAAAGTGTCCGGTACGGAGGGGTAGATATCACGGATTCTATTATCGAAGAGTTGGACTAG
- the lpxD gene encoding UDP-3-O-(3-hydroxymyristoyl)glucosamine N-acyltransferase, protein MYTLAELAELVGGEVHGPGDLPIQGIASLEDATLNDISFVDSTKHLPQALDSAAKALIVGQDIALEELDKPVIRTENPRLAFATLLEHFAPVLSVELGVHPSAVIGEGVQLGEGCSIGAHVVIEADATIGDNVIVYPGTYIGQGSVIGDNTIIYPNVVIREYVEIGANVIIQPGAVLGGDGFGFVTVKGKHHKVPHIGKVIIEDDVEIGANVTIDRATCGRTVVGRGTKIDNLVQLGHNVVVGEDCLIVAMVGIAGSAPIGNRVTVAGQAGIAGHLQVGDDTVVAARSLVIGSVPPRQFVSGSPARDHGESMRAIAAQRRVPDLIKRVRALEKELEALKTQLAGQWD, encoded by the coding sequence ATGTATACGCTTGCAGAACTGGCGGAGTTGGTGGGCGGAGAAGTTCACGGTCCGGGAGATTTGCCGATTCAAGGGATAGCTTCCCTGGAGGATGCCACCCTCAATGATATCAGTTTTGTCGATTCAACCAAGCACCTACCTCAGGCGCTGGATAGTGCAGCCAAGGCCTTGATCGTGGGTCAAGATATTGCCCTTGAGGAGTTAGACAAGCCGGTGATTCGCACGGAAAACCCCCGGTTAGCCTTTGCGACCCTCTTGGAGCATTTTGCCCCGGTGTTGTCTGTGGAACTGGGGGTTCATCCCAGTGCCGTTATCGGTGAGGGAGTCCAGCTCGGTGAGGGTTGTTCCATCGGAGCCCATGTGGTCATTGAAGCCGATGCCACCATTGGTGACAATGTGATTGTTTACCCCGGCACCTATATTGGACAAGGGTCAGTCATCGGTGACAATACAATTATCTATCCCAACGTAGTGATCCGGGAGTATGTAGAAATCGGTGCCAACGTGATCATTCAACCCGGGGCGGTTTTAGGGGGCGACGGCTTTGGCTTTGTCACCGTCAAAGGCAAGCATCACAAGGTACCTCATATTGGCAAGGTGATTATTGAAGACGATGTGGAAATTGGAGCCAATGTTACCATTGACCGAGCCACCTGTGGTCGAACCGTCGTTGGTCGGGGAACAAAGATCGATAATCTGGTGCAGCTGGGTCACAACGTAGTTGTGGGAGAGGACTGTCTCATCGTGGCCATGGTTGGAATCGCAGGCAGCGCGCCCATCGGCAACCGTGTCACCGTGGCGGGGCAAGCGGGAATTGCCGGGCACTTGCAGGTTGGCGACGATACTGTAGTTGCCGCTCGGTCTTTGGTTATTGGTAGTGTGCCGCCTCGTCAATTCGTTTCCGGCTCGCCGGCCCGTGACCATGGCGAATCGATGCGGGCCATCGCTGCCCAGCGGCGAGTTCCCGATTTAATCAAACGGGTTAGAGCGCTAGAGAAGGAGTTAGAAGCCCTCAAGACGCAGCTGGCTGGCCAATGGGACTAG
- a CDS encoding YjbH domain-containing protein, translated as MKGKYLIVTALLVATVWFGLVGLGSAATTTWGPTGLINVPTADVNVPGRLDLAMHHLKSRTSLVASYGVLDTLEAGIGVHNLGGDSELSINVKGVLIEETADLPALALGLSGVEDTTYYMVASKSLPGLGIRGHLGIGSGRVDGLFIGAEKVLNPVTVTTSGQGMRIPVTTLMAEWDGSDLNIGADFAFSYGLKVRVMINDMDSLGVGLQLSAQL; from the coding sequence ATGAAGGGTAAATACTTAATTGTGACTGCATTATTGGTGGCCACCGTCTGGTTTGGCCTTGTCGGCCTGGGCTCGGCGGCAACGACCACGTGGGGACCAACGGGGTTAATTAATGTCCCCACCGCGGATGTCAACGTTCCCGGTCGCTTAGATTTGGCGATGCATCATTTGAAGAGTCGAACATCCTTAGTCGCCAGCTACGGCGTCTTGGACACCTTGGAGGCCGGCATCGGAGTGCACAACCTAGGCGGCGACAGTGAGTTGTCCATTAACGTCAAGGGTGTTCTGATCGAAGAGACTGCGGACCTACCGGCCCTGGCCCTGGGTCTCAGCGGCGTTGAGGATACCACCTATTACATGGTGGCCAGCAAGAGTTTGCCGGGCTTGGGCATTCGGGGACACCTGGGTATCGGTAGCGGAAGGGTCGACGGCCTGTTCATCGGGGCTGAGAAGGTACTCAATCCCGTGACGGTTACCACTTCCGGACAGGGAATGAGAATCCCGGTAACGACTTTGATGGCCGAGTGGGATGGTTCCGACCTCAATATCGGTGCCGACTTCGCCTTCAGCTATGGCCTGAAGGTCAGGGTCATGATCAATGACATGGATTCCCTGGGTGTCGGTTTGCAGCTCAGTGCTCAACTCTAG
- a CDS encoding YjgP/YjgQ family permease: protein MGIKLLDKYAVKEFLGPFVACVGGITILLISGYLFELSDLVFVKRVPFAVVLQLLGYRIPAVLTLTLPIGVLFATFLSLGRFVKDNELTVMLCAGHRLARFALPYLVIGLAVSGITLAANEHLVPYTNHREANILRRLVLQDGLPVIEEKVFFKDPDNRFFYINRVDRDRNLLSEVMIYVPNPESDFPTLITARTGEFRDNLWHLQNGIQREFDSQGYLRREVVFATLDIVTEEPAEAYLGKQKTTEEMNRRELREHIAVFEASGIKVDSFVVDYHLKLALPGASLIFVLLAVPFGFHSGRGGRFFAVLVGLGIVFLYYAATSIFRSMGANGILATGPAAWLSNILFGGVGAAAILWLERR, encoded by the coding sequence ATGGGGATAAAGCTGCTGGACAAATACGCCGTCAAGGAGTTTTTGGGTCCCTTTGTTGCCTGTGTGGGCGGCATTACCATTTTACTCATCAGTGGATATTTGTTTGAGCTGTCAGATTTGGTGTTTGTCAAGCGGGTGCCCTTTGCTGTTGTGTTACAGTTGTTGGGATACCGCATCCCTGCGGTCCTGACATTAACCCTACCCATTGGTGTACTCTTTGCTACCTTTCTCAGTCTGGGTCGATTTGTTAAGGATAATGAGCTGACGGTGATGCTCTGTGCCGGCCATCGGTTGGCTCGCTTTGCCCTTCCCTACCTGGTGATTGGCTTGGCGGTTAGTGGGATCACCCTGGCGGCCAACGAGCATCTGGTACCCTATACCAATCATCGGGAGGCCAATATCCTTCGCCGGTTGGTCTTGCAGGATGGGCTGCCGGTGATTGAGGAAAAGGTGTTCTTTAAGGATCCTGATAATCGCTTTTTCTATATCAATCGCGTTGATCGCGACCGCAACCTGCTGTCAGAGGTGATGATCTACGTTCCCAATCCCGAGTCGGATTTTCCCACTTTAATCACCGCCAGGACCGGAGAGTTTCGCGACAACCTTTGGCACCTGCAAAATGGCATTCAGCGGGAATTTGACTCCCAGGGATATTTGCGACGGGAAGTGGTTTTTGCCACCTTGGATATTGTCACCGAAGAACCCGCCGAAGCCTACCTTGGCAAACAAAAAACCACTGAAGAAATGAATCGTAGGGAATTGCGGGAACACATCGCCGTCTTCGAAGCCAGTGGAATCAAAGTGGACTCCTTTGTCGTTGATTATCATCTTAAGTTGGCGCTGCCCGGGGCCAGCTTGATATTTGTCCTATTGGCGGTGCCCTTTGGCTTTCACAGTGGTCGGGGCGGTCGGTTCTTTGCGGTCTTGGTGGGGTTGGGAATCGTATTTCTGTATTACGCTGCCACTTCTATTTTTCGATCCATGGGAGCCAATGGGATCCTTGCCACTGGCCCGGCGGCGTGGCTGAGCAATATTCTCTTTGGAGGCGTCGGGGCAGCAGCCATCCTTTGGCTGGAAAGGCGATAG
- a CDS encoding LPS-assembly protein LptD, translated as MQQDRFQRNLEKSMITIVILFLAVTILTAVSFAQEKISLQAEGQLVFDITTGNVYAEEGVELEYQDLVLLADSARYDSENRMAYLVGNVELIEPDRVVRGQALTYDFTSQVSYMDDVRTEVTGTGMQGLAYLTGQRVTNTSQVMHIDNGTITTCDLEDPHYHLASKSIDIYPGDRIVVRHVVYYEGKIPLFYWPYLVIPIRKTAAGTSVFEFPRVGRNESDGWYVKTAYNYYRGPEAYGKVHLDWFQKKGIGKGVDHTYQDDEQGYGEISLYHLGGSDWGQSITAGWTQQLQLGQAWEFASDVEYVTRNLTAGDSSDFLANLALSRQAADSRLSATLDYEGNAFADDTGESDLLGRVSYSRSFGQGLGVRLGADLRRLGEYTDGASEIEQYEGYLGEITLTQPRYQVGVALEQKLNPEFLRSEIGSVKWVTAKDAPRLFWRSRNWRWFNGYLPMLFTGSYSRYSEVYPNGSTQAGQVATVTGGINNKVWNLNPQTRVTLSSTLQQDWYRDLSKESPVGGIPAVETQGDLSRLSLRSRSSLRYKPSEPWTLTLGYTDDWVIAGETPFVRDQIDNKELLTGRVQYQQKAVAASLSTGYDFYAGKYEDVVGQLGYRPSDKLQLDLQANYDVQLGEVTNLYTLAKAAPLTGWQVQFGSGYDLLEERWERLDAATTAQLPWGLTLQHLISYDGATDSLTYNDIALTKDLHCRELTLRYSAVREEIWLEFSLNAFPRTKLLAGTAEDKLLFDAQGIEELVDVITD; from the coding sequence ATGCAGCAGGATAGATTCCAGAGAAACCTTGAAAAATCTATGATCACGATTGTTATCCTTTTCTTAGCGGTAACCATCTTGACGGCTGTCAGCTTTGCCCAGGAGAAGATCTCTTTGCAGGCGGAAGGGCAGCTGGTTTTCGATATTACAACGGGAAACGTATACGCCGAAGAGGGTGTAGAGCTAGAGTATCAAGACCTAGTGTTACTGGCTGACAGTGCTCGCTACGACAGTGAGAACAGGATGGCTTATCTGGTGGGCAATGTTGAGCTTATTGAACCGGATCGGGTGGTCAGGGGACAGGCCTTGACCTATGACTTTACTTCACAGGTCAGCTATATGGACGATGTGAGAACGGAAGTCACCGGCACAGGAATGCAGGGTCTAGCCTATCTGACGGGGCAAAGGGTGACCAACACCTCACAGGTGATGCATATCGATAACGGTACCATCACTACCTGTGATCTCGAGGATCCCCATTATCATTTGGCCAGCAAGTCCATCGATATTTATCCCGGGGATCGCATCGTAGTTCGCCATGTGGTCTACTATGAGGGCAAGATTCCTTTGTTTTATTGGCCTTATTTGGTGATCCCAATCAGAAAGACCGCCGCAGGTACCAGTGTATTCGAGTTTCCCCGGGTAGGGCGGAATGAGTCCGATGGCTGGTATGTCAAGACGGCCTATAACTACTACCGCGGTCCCGAAGCCTATGGTAAGGTGCATCTGGATTGGTTTCAGAAAAAGGGGATTGGAAAAGGAGTGGATCACACCTACCAAGACGATGAGCAGGGGTACGGTGAAATTTCTTTGTATCATCTAGGAGGTAGTGATTGGGGTCAGTCCATCACCGCGGGTTGGACTCAGCAACTGCAACTGGGTCAAGCCTGGGAGTTTGCCAGCGATGTGGAGTATGTCACCCGGAACTTGACTGCAGGAGACTCCTCGGATTTTCTTGCCAATCTCGCTCTGTCTCGGCAGGCAGCGGACTCCCGGTTGAGTGCCACCTTAGATTATGAAGGGAATGCCTTTGCCGATGACACGGGAGAGTCGGACCTGTTGGGGCGGGTCAGTTATTCTCGTTCCTTCGGTCAGGGGTTAGGGGTTCGCCTGGGGGCGGACCTGCGTCGACTGGGGGAATACACCGATGGGGCCAGTGAAATAGAGCAATATGAAGGCTACTTGGGTGAAATCACCTTGACCCAACCCCGGTACCAAGTGGGTGTTGCCCTGGAGCAGAAACTTAATCCAGAATTTCTGCGTTCGGAGATCGGCAGTGTCAAATGGGTCACCGCCAAGGATGCTCCCCGCCTATTCTGGAGAAGCCGCAATTGGCGCTGGTTTAACGGTTACCTGCCAATGCTCTTTACCGGATCCTATAGCCGCTACTCTGAAGTGTATCCCAACGGGTCGACCCAGGCCGGGCAGGTGGCAACGGTTACCGGGGGAATCAACAACAAGGTGTGGAATCTCAACCCGCAAACCCGGGTCACCTTAAGCAGCACTTTGCAGCAGGATTGGTACAGGGATCTCAGCAAGGAAAGCCCGGTTGGAGGGATACCGGCGGTAGAGACCCAAGGGGACCTGTCCCGCCTAAGCCTCCGATCCCGAAGTTCCCTGCGGTACAAGCCCTCCGAGCCCTGGACCCTGACCTTAGGTTATACCGATGATTGGGTGATCGCGGGGGAGACTCCCTTTGTGCGGGATCAGATCGACAACAAGGAGCTGCTTACCGGCAGAGTCCAATACCAGCAAAAGGCCGTTGCCGCTTCCCTGTCTACGGGATATGATTTTTATGCTGGGAAATATGAAGATGTCGTTGGTCAACTGGGGTATCGGCCCAGTGACAAGCTCCAGTTGGATCTGCAGGCCAATTACGATGTGCAATTGGGGGAAGTTACCAATCTCTACACTTTAGCCAAGGCAGCCCCCTTGACGGGGTGGCAGGTGCAGTTTGGATCTGGCTACGATCTGCTAGAGGAGCGGTGGGAACGTCTGGATGCTGCCACTACCGCCCAGCTGCCCTGGGGTTTGACCCTGCAGCACTTGATTAGCTACGATGGGGCCACGGATTCCTTAACCTACAACGACATTGCCTTGACCAAGGATCTGCATTGTCGGGAACTGACCCTGCGGTACAGCGCGGTTCGGGAGGAGATTTGGCTGGAGTTTAGCCTTAATGCCTTCCCACGGACCAAGCTGTTGGCCGGGACCGCAGAGGACAAATTACTCTTCGATGCCCAGGGCATCGAAGAATTGGTGGATGTCATCACTGATTAG